A stretch of DNA from Aurantiacibacter atlanticus:
TCTCGACTGGCTCGATCCACCCTTCATTGCCGGGCACTGGGTGCCGGACATGATCGAAACGCTTGGTATGACATGCCTGCTGGGTGAGAGCGGCAAACCCTCCTTCAAGGTCGGTTGGGATGAGGTGGCTCGGACCGAACCCGATTTGATCATTGCCGCCTGTTGCGGGATGAACGAAGCATCGGCCGAAGCGGTCACGGTGCCGCTTGATTGCCCGGTATTGTTTCTCGATGGCCATATGCATTTCAGCCGCCCAAGTCCGGCCCTGCTTCCGAGCATGGCCCTGCTGTCAGACGCCGTGGCGGGGTATATGGAACTTGCCTGAACCAAGCTATTGGAATTTGCACGAAACCGCCTGCAAACGCGGCGATTTCACCTATGAAGATCCCGACACCGGATATATCGTTTTCACCCGGCTTGGCCTGTTGCAACGCGATCGTTGCTGCGGTGCTGGCTGCCGGCACTGCCCGTTCGAGCATGACGGTGTGAAGCTGGCAGCGCGAGCCAGCAAGATCCAGCAGGCAGCGTGGCTTACCGATATGTCCGTTCAATCGGATGCCGCGATATCGCTATTGTTCTGGAGCGGCGGAAAGGACAGCTTTCTGGCATTGCGCGCTCTGCAACGGGAAGGGCATAGAAATATTGTGCTTCTTACCACTTTCGACGCGCGCAGCCGGATCATCGCGCAGCAGGAGTTCACGATCGATGTGGTGGTCGAACAGGCTACACAGCTTGGCGTGCCGCTGCTCGGCGTGCCGCTTCATACAGGCGCGGATTATGTGGATCAGATCGCCGCTGCGGTGGATTTGGTGCCAGCGTGCGAGCGTCTGTGTTTCGGCGATCTGCACCTTGCCCATATCCGGCAGTGGCGCGAAAAGGCTTTTGGCGACCATCCGCGCATGGCGAACATGGAACTGATTTTCCCATTGTGGAATGCCGATTATGATGCGCTATTGGCCGATCTTCTCGCATCTGGTGCGACCAGCATTGTCAGCGCCGTCTTCCCCGATCTGACGCAAATCGATATTGGCGATGTCTTCGACACCGATTTGCTGGCGCGGCTTCCGGACCATATCGATCCGTTCGGCGAGAATGGCGAATTTCACACACGTATCGTGCTGACGCCACCCCCGCCGAAAGCGGATTGATCGCTATCGTCAGAACCGGGCGCGGGCACCCACGTAAAAAGAGCGGCCCGGCGTTTCGAAACTGAACACGTCCTCATAATCCGCATCTGCCAGATTTTCCACGCGGCCGAACAGATCGATCCGACCGCTCACCTTCACATCTGCGTTGAGATTGACCAGCACATAATCATCGAGCTGCACCCGCACAGGAATAAAGGACGGGTCAATGAAAGCATCGTCGTCGCTTTCACCATTATAGCGAGCGACCAACGACACTCCGCCCTTGTCGGCAGGTGCGCGCCAATCTACCGCAAAGCTGGCAGTATGAGCGGGCCGGCGGATTTCGCGGCCACCGTTCTCCCGCGCACGAAGATAGGTGTAGGTTGCATTCAGGGTCCAGGCATCGCCGAACCGGGTCTGCGCAAATGCCTCAACGCCGCTTTGTGTTGATATCGTGTCGCGATTGGCAGGGGTTGCGACGGTTGAGTACAGGGTAAAGATCTCCTGTTCCAAATCGCTCTCGAAATAGGTCAGGCCAAATGTAGCGGCACCTTGCGCCAGCTCCTGCTCGACCCCCACTTCCCAGCCTTCGGACCGTTCTGGCTCCAGATCGGGATTGCCGATGAAGCGCCCATCGAAAAGGCCAAACAATTCGTAAAAGCCCGGGTTCTTGACACCCGAACCCGCAGCTGCGCGCAGTCTGGTGCCCGTATCGAAGCGATAGCTACCATGGAGACGATAGGTGGTGGTGTCAGCGAAGCGATCATTGTCATCCCGGCGGATCGAAGCTCCGAAGCTGGCATTGTCGCCGATCAGCGCATCATATTGCGCGACGAAGCCGACGTTGTTGATTTGCCTCTGGCCGGAAAAGAGAAAGC
This window harbors:
- a CDS encoding DUF5522 domain-containing protein — its product is MPEPSYWNLHETACKRGDFTYEDPDTGYIVFTRLGLLQRDRCCGAGCRHCPFEHDGVKLAARASKIQQAAWLTDMSVQSDAAISLLFWSGGKDSFLALRALQREGHRNIVLLTTFDARSRIIAQQEFTIDVVVEQATQLGVPLLGVPLHTGADYVDQIAAAVDLVPACERLCFGDLHLAHIRQWREKAFGDHPRMANMELIFPLWNADYDALLADLLASGATSIVSAVFPDLTQIDIGDVFDTDLLARLPDHIDPFGENGEFHTRIVLTPPPPKAD